One window from the genome of Alnus glutinosa chromosome 13, dhAlnGlut1.1, whole genome shotgun sequence encodes:
- the LOC133853946 gene encoding uncharacterized protein LOC133853946, with protein MKRKRSSTASDAQNGNKEAEEVSNERIRSITDLPEPIFLTILLQLPKKTILICRCVCKPWRNRISSSKFANLSSRKARACLLIRINDPKRVSRTIHLVELEHENFDLGCLFCDTGCPQCDLHVNMELVTKVKLPLRDAKMVLNSRDDVTASVKLNPKGGVSKKKCFIASKNRKDHKFGIVNPCEGLLCLSEPKQNNPVVVCNPMTGEFIKLPEASKVEKPREKIDSCLGFSPRTKQYKVIRIFTQQICDPISGRKEYGDKFIGFVLNSRRRISKLFLLTFIMSNSN; from the exons atgaaaagaaaaagaagttcaaCAGCCTCTGATGCCCAAAATGGCAACAAGGAAGCAGAGGAAGTTTCCAATGAAAGAATTCGAAGCATAACAGATCTCCCAGAACCCATCTTTCTCACAATTCTGCTTCAACTTCCTAAGAAGACAATTCTCATTTGCAGGTGCGTATGCAAACCTTGGCGCAATCGTATATCCAGTTCCAAATTTGCTAATTTGTCCTCTAGAAAAGCACGTGCTTGTCTCCTGATTCGAATCAATGATCCTAAACGTGTTTCAAGAACCATCCACCTTGTTGAGCTTGAACATGAAAATTTCGATCTGGGGTGTTTATTTTGTGATACCGGTTGCCCTCAGTGTGACCTTCATGTGAACATGGAACTTGTCACCAAAGTTAAGCTTCCATTACGTGATGCCAAGATGGTACTCAACAGCAGAGATGACGTCACTGCTAGTGTGAAGCTTAATCCTAAAGGTGGAGTAAGCAAGAAGAAGTGTTTCATTGCCTCAAAAAACCGCAAAGATCACAAGTTTGGCATAGTGAACCCGTGTGAAGGGTTGCTTTGCTTGTCCGAACCCAAACAAAACAACCCTGTTGTTGTATGCAATCCAATGACTGGAGAATTCATCAAACTTCCAGAAGCAAGCAAGGTTGAGAAACCTAGAGAGAAAATTGATTCTTGTCTGGGCTTCAGTCCAAGAACTAAACAATATAAGGTGATAAGAATTTTCACTCAACAGATTTGTGATCCCATTAGTGGGAGGAAAGAGTATGGCGATAAG TTCATTGGTTTCGTCCTGAATTCACGAAGGCGGATTTCAAAATTGTTTCTTTTGACGTTTATAATGAGCAATTCCAATTAA